The Salvelinus namaycush isolate Seneca chromosome 1, SaNama_1.0, whole genome shotgun sequence genome has a window encoding:
- the hsd17b12b gene encoding very-long-chain 3-oxoacyl-CoA reductase-B isoform X2 — protein MSSTGETLLRAVETPLFWIGALTAAYFSVCSVCRLLSGLRVWVLGNGRVVSPAKLGKWAVVTGATDGIGKAYAEELARRGFSIVLISRTQEKLDEVAKSIESKYGVETKSIAADFSATDIYPKIEAGLTGLEVGVLVNNVGMSYSYPEFFLNVPNLDSFINTMVNINITSVCQMTRMVLPGMVERRKGAILNISSASGMYPCPLLTVYSASKAFVDFFSRGLEAEYRSKGILIQSVLPFFVATKLSKIRRATLDKPNPDRYVAAELNTVGLQSQTNGYLPHAVMGWLTTVLCPARLLNSYIMGLHLGMRSRYLKKQKQG, from the exons ATGTCGTCAACTGGAGAGACTTTACTACGGGCGGTGGAGACTCCGCTCTTCTGGATTGGCGCGTTGACTGCGGCCTATTTCTCAGTGTGCTCCGTATGTCGTTTGCTGTCAGGGCTCAGAGTTTGGGTGCTGGGGAATGGACGGGTGGTATCACCTGCTAAACTCGGAAAATGGGCAG TTGTGACAGGAGCCACGGATGGCATCGGGAAAGCCTATGCGGAGGAG CTGGCTCGGAGGGGGTTTTCCATTGTGCTAATCAGCCGCACCCAGGAGAAACTGGATGAGGTGGCCAAGTCCATCG AGAGCAAATATGGGGTTGAGACCAAATCCATCGCTGCAGACTTCAGTGCGACGGACATATATCCCAAGATTGAAGCTGGACTTACCGGACTGGAGGTTGGTGTTCTGG TAAATAATGTGGGAATGTCCTACTCCTATCCGGAATTCTTCCTCAACGTTCCCAACCTGGATAGT TTCATCAACACAATGGTGAACATCAACATCACGTCTGTTTGCCAG ATGACCCGTATGGTGCTACCTGGGATGGTAGAGAG GAGAAAGGGGGCCATCCTCAACATCTCTTCTGCCAGTGGGATGTACCCTTGTCCCCTCCTCACGGTCTACTCTGCCTCGAAGGCTTTTGTGGACTTCTTCTCCCGAGGGCTGGAGGCTGAGTACAGGAGCAAAGGGATCCTCATCCAG AGTGTCCTGCCGTTCTTCGTGGCCACCAAGCTGAGTAAGATCCGGCGGGCCACACTGGACAAGCCCAACCCTGACCGCTATGTGGCCGCAGAGCTCAACACGGTGGGGCTGCAGAGCCAGACCAACGGCTACCTGCCTCACGCAGTCATG GGCTGGCTGACCACCGTGCTGTGCCCTgccaggctcctgaacagctacATCATGGGTTTACACCTGGGGATGCGCTCACGCTATCTGAAGAAACAGAAGCAGGGATAG
- the hsd17b12b gene encoding very-long-chain 3-oxoacyl-CoA reductase-B isoform X1 codes for MSSTGETLLRAVETPLFWIGALTAAYFSVCSVCRLLSGLRVWVLGNGRVVSPAKLGKWAVVTGATDGIGKAYAEELARRGFSIVLISRTQEKLDEVAKSIAPFLCSSNSVLHASSLLESKYGVETKSIAADFSATDIYPKIEAGLTGLEVGVLVNNVGMSYSYPEFFLNVPNLDSFINTMVNINITSVCQMTRMVLPGMVERRKGAILNISSASGMYPCPLLTVYSASKAFVDFFSRGLEAEYRSKGILIQSVLPFFVATKLSKIRRATLDKPNPDRYVAAELNTVGLQSQTNGYLPHAVMGWLTTVLCPARLLNSYIMGLHLGMRSRYLKKQKQG; via the exons ATGTCGTCAACTGGAGAGACTTTACTACGGGCGGTGGAGACTCCGCTCTTCTGGATTGGCGCGTTGACTGCGGCCTATTTCTCAGTGTGCTCCGTATGTCGTTTGCTGTCAGGGCTCAGAGTTTGGGTGCTGGGGAATGGACGGGTGGTATCACCTGCTAAACTCGGAAAATGGGCAG TTGTGACAGGAGCCACGGATGGCATCGGGAAAGCCTATGCGGAGGAG CTGGCTCGGAGGGGGTTTTCCATTGTGCTAATCAGCCGCACCCAGGAGAAACTGGATGAGGTGGCCAAGTCCATCG CACCTTTTTTATGTTCCAGTAACAGCGTCTTACATGCGTCTTCCCTCCTAGAGAGCAAATATGGGGTTGAGACCAAATCCATCGCTGCAGACTTCAGTGCGACGGACATATATCCCAAGATTGAAGCTGGACTTACCGGACTGGAGGTTGGTGTTCTGG TAAATAATGTGGGAATGTCCTACTCCTATCCGGAATTCTTCCTCAACGTTCCCAACCTGGATAGT TTCATCAACACAATGGTGAACATCAACATCACGTCTGTTTGCCAG ATGACCCGTATGGTGCTACCTGGGATGGTAGAGAG GAGAAAGGGGGCCATCCTCAACATCTCTTCTGCCAGTGGGATGTACCCTTGTCCCCTCCTCACGGTCTACTCTGCCTCGAAGGCTTTTGTGGACTTCTTCTCCCGAGGGCTGGAGGCTGAGTACAGGAGCAAAGGGATCCTCATCCAG AGTGTCCTGCCGTTCTTCGTGGCCACCAAGCTGAGTAAGATCCGGCGGGCCACACTGGACAAGCCCAACCCTGACCGCTATGTGGCCGCAGAGCTCAACACGGTGGGGCTGCAGAGCCAGACCAACGGCTACCTGCCTCACGCAGTCATG GGCTGGCTGACCACCGTGCTGTGCCCTgccaggctcctgaacagctacATCATGGGTTTACACCTGGGGATGCGCTCACGCTATCTGAAGAAACAGAAGCAGGGATAG